From the genome of Croceibacterium atlanticum:
CTGTTCGGCGTTGATCTCTCCGGCGGAATAGGGCGCGAGCGCGGCGTCGTTCACCCGTTCCAGCGTCGGCGCCATCACGAACAGCGACAGGAACAGCGACAATCCCACCAGCACCTGATTGGGCGGGGATTGTTGCAGGCCCAGCGCCTGGCGGAGAATGGCGAGCACCACGATGATCCGCGTGAAGCTGGTCATCATCAGGATCAGGGCCGGCAGGATCGTCAGCAGGCCCATGACCAGCAGCAGCTGGAGCGAAAGGCTCAACGGTTCGCCGCCCGCGCCGCCCAGTTCGCCAAAGGCGCGGTCCAGCGCGCCGGGCATGGCGTTCTGTGCCTGCGCAGCCACATCCTGCGCCCGGGCCAGTGCCGGGGCAGCGGCCGCGATCAGGGCGCCGCCAAGGGCAGACAGGCGCTTCATTCCTCGATCTCCGACCTTGGCCGCGCCGGCGCTTCGGCCAGGCGGACGAGCCCGTTGCGGGAGGTGGAAACGAGGATTTCACGGCCGTGGAATTCAAGCACGGCCAGGCGCATGGTCGGCGAAAGCATGGTGGTTTCCACGATCCGCACGGAGCGCGTGCCGCTTTGCGGGGCGCCGAAACGGCCCTGCATACGCTGGGCCAGTTTCAGGCTGCCCCAGATCATCAGTCCGATCAGCGGCAGCAGGACCAGCAGTTTGACGACATACCAGAACATGGATTGCGTTACTCCGCAGAGGGCATTTCGGCCTGGCCGAATGCGGCCATGCCCGAAGCAGCGGCAGGTGCCGGGGGCGGGGTGGGCGCAGCGCGCGGAGCAGAACCCTGGCCGTTCGCGCCGACCAGTTCGAGGATCCTGAGGCCGAAGCGATTGCCTTCGGCCACGACTTCGCCCCGGGCGATCAGCTTGCCATTGACCATCACGTCCAGCGGTTCATCGGTCAGACGGTCCAGCGTGACCACGCTTTCTTCGGCCAGGCCAAGCACGTCGCGCAGGCGCATCTGCGTGCGGCCCAGTTCGACGGTAAGACGGACATCGATGTCCTGAATCAGGCCGAAGCCATCGGCTGAGAAGGTCATTGCGCTTCCTTTCCGGAAAATGTCTGGGATATTTGCAGGGCGATCTGATCGTCGAGTTCGCCCACATGGCCGCGCGCGATCATTGTATCGCCGATCTTCAACGGCACGTTTCGGGCAACCGCCACCGGCAGAACCATGCCGGGTTGAAGGGCGGCGAGCCGGGAAAGCGGGATGTCCATGTCCACCAGCGTCGCGCGCATTTCCAGCGGG
Proteins encoded in this window:
- the fliP gene encoding flagellar type III secretion system pore protein FliP (The bacterial flagellar biogenesis protein FliP forms a type III secretion system (T3SS)-type pore required for flagellar assembly.), whose protein sequence is MKRLSALGGALIAAAAPALARAQDVAAQAQNAMPGALDRAFGELGGAGGEPLSLSLQLLLVMGLLTILPALILMMTSFTRIIVVLAILRQALGLQQSPPNQVLVGLSLFLSLFVMAPTLERVNDAALAPYSAGEINAEQAIASAGDQFHAFMIRQTRETDLEMFADIADVPRFASPQDVPFSILLPAFVTSELKTAFQIGFMLFLPFLIIDLVVSSVLMSLGMMMMSPMLVSLPFKLLLFVLVDGWALLMGSLASSFG
- a CDS encoding flagellar biosynthetic protein FliO → MFWYVVKLLVLLPLIGLMIWGSLKLAQRMQGRFGAPQSGTRSVRIVETTMLSPTMRLAVLEFHGREILVSTSRNGLVRLAEAPARPRSEIEE
- the fliN gene encoding flagellar motor switch protein FliN, coding for MTFSADGFGLIQDIDVRLTVELGRTQMRLRDVLGLAEESVVTLDRLTDEPLDVMVNGKLIARGEVVAEGNRFGLRILELVGANGQGSAPRAAPTPPPAPAAASGMAAFGQAEMPSAE